Proteins from one Planktothrix serta PCC 8927 genomic window:
- a CDS encoding DUF262 domain-containing protein produces the protein MINHEFVEAENTRLNVDYYGADFPVDVLVKRMEEGDFIIPGFQRKYVWKDEEASRFIESLLIGLPTPALFLAKDKFSNQYIVIDGQQRLKTLQYFYKESFPDGKIFKLKGVIPAFNNLTYSSLSLSQRRALANAIIHCIIISENYDSIGIYHLFERLNTTGNSLNSQEIRNAIYHGLFSDLIQELSSHETWKQLYKEKEDDRAADQELILRFLALYYDLDKYKGNMVDFLNNFMLKNQNLDVISKAEIKHIFLNPVQFLKNCIGEKVFFHNNKFSTTLFESVMVTVARESTENLECEHFKKFYSSLIDDKNFWSLSRSATTSKQNLLKRLELTREIYKNT, from the coding sequence ATGATCAATCATGAGTTTGTAGAAGCTGAGAATACTAGGCTCAACGTAGATTATTATGGAGCCGATTTCCCTGTCGATGTATTAGTCAAAAGAATGGAGGAGGGGGATTTTATCATTCCGGGTTTCCAGAGAAAATATGTCTGGAAAGACGAAGAAGCATCTCGCTTTATTGAATCTCTATTAATTGGACTCCCAACTCCTGCTCTTTTTCTAGCTAAGGATAAGTTTTCTAATCAATATATTGTTATTGATGGACAACAAAGATTAAAAACATTACAGTATTTTTATAAAGAATCTTTTCCAGATGGAAAAATCTTTAAACTCAAAGGAGTTATACCTGCTTTCAATAATCTAACCTATTCTAGCTTGTCACTGTCTCAACGTCGTGCTTTAGCTAATGCAATCATTCATTGCATTATAATATCTGAAAACTATGATTCAATAGGAATTTATCACTTATTCGAGAGGCTTAATACAACAGGTAATTCCTTGAATTCGCAAGAGATTAGAAACGCAATTTATCATGGTTTATTCAGTGATTTAATTCAAGAATTATCGAGTCATGAAACATGGAAGCAACTTTATAAGGAAAAAGAGGATGATCGAGCAGCAGATCAAGAGTTAATCCTGAGATTTTTAGCCTTGTACTATGACTTAGATAAGTATAAAGGGAACATGGTTGATTTCCTCAATAATTTTATGCTGAAGAATCAAAACTTAGATGTAATTTCAAAAGCTGAAATCAAACATATTTTTTTAAATCCAGTTCAGTTTTTGAAAAATTGCATTGGTGAGAAGGTATTCTTTCATAATAATAAATTTAGTACAACTCTTTTCGAGAGTGTTATGGTTACAGTTGCCAGAGAATCAACAGAAAACTTAGAATGTGAACATTTTAAAAAGTTTTATAGCTCTCTCATTGATGACAAAAATTTTTGGTCATTATCTCGATCCGCTACAACAAGTAAACAGAATCTGCTCAAGAGGCTGGAATTAACTAGAGAGATTTACAAAAATACTTAA
- a CDS encoding NAD(+) kinase yields the protein MEIKQVIIAHKARDPLSQQWAEQYAQHLEKRGCHVLMGPSGAKDNPYPVFLASRNVVIDLAIVLGGDGTALAAARHLAPEGIPILAANVGGHLGFLTESFEDVQNTENVIDRLFQDRYAVQSRVMLQATVYEGSRTNLEPISDRFLALNEMCIKPASAYRMPTSFLEMEVDGEIVDQYQGDGLIVGTPSGSTCYNTSAGGPILHPGMAAITVTPICPLSLSSRPIVLPPGSVVSVWPLADPEHDTKLWMDGVLATSVWPGQRVDVSMANCEAKFIILRENYSFYETLREKLQWAGARIRHINNHRN from the coding sequence GTGGAAATAAAACAGGTTATTATCGCACATAAAGCTAGAGATCCGTTAAGCCAACAGTGGGCGGAACAATATGCTCAACATTTAGAAAAACGGGGGTGTCATGTATTAATGGGGCCAAGTGGAGCCAAAGATAACCCCTATCCTGTTTTTCTCGCCTCTCGTAATGTTGTCATTGATTTAGCTATTGTATTAGGTGGGGATGGAACCGCCTTAGCCGCTGCTCGGCATTTAGCCCCCGAAGGAATTCCCATTTTAGCGGCAAATGTAGGGGGACATTTAGGGTTTTTAACCGAATCTTTTGAAGATGTTCAAAATACGGAAAATGTGATTGATCGACTGTTTCAAGATCGTTATGCCGTGCAAAGTCGGGTAATGTTACAAGCGACGGTTTATGAAGGCAGCCGAACCAATTTAGAACCGATTAGCGATCGCTTTTTAGCCTTAAATGAAATGTGCATTAAACCCGCTTCTGCCTATCGAATGCCCACATCATTTTTAGAGATGGAAGTGGATGGAGAAATCGTTGATCAATATCAAGGAGATGGTTTAATTGTCGGAACTCCAAGCGGTTCTACTTGTTACAATACATCCGCCGGAGGGCCGATTTTACACCCCGGAATGGCAGCAATTACAGTTACTCCGATTTGTCCCTTAAGTTTATCCAGTCGTCCGATTGTTTTACCTCCCGGTTCAGTTGTTAGTGTTTGGCCGTTAGCAGACCCGGAACATGATACCAAACTCTGGATGGATGGGGTATTAGCAACGTCGGTTTGGCCCGGTCAACGGGTGGATGTTTCTATGGCAAATTGTGAGGCAAAATTTATTATTCTGCGGGAAAATTATTCGTTTTATGAAACATTAAGAGAAAAATTACAATGGGCTGGGGCCAGAATTCGCCATATTAATAATCATCGAAATTGA
- a CDS encoding SagB/ThcOx family dehydrogenase, with translation MRPKIINNEAHEATKLSLFSVQIDPNYVDSTTQPDPFKHYPKFYRRFPLDLENPFHSFLHFCSTITYQKIYREGAYALRVNPSAGALYPTEIYVQIRGVKGILDGIYHLEVETNSLTLIYELIDDGLEGYLLDNRLIKGCIFLVSCVYFRSSWKYKNRSLRYCFLDSGHHLGVIEASAYAQDYTSQILFDFDQLALNDDLGFENKEFVTAAIIVGNLKEKQIRRLRSPIPFVCGTDYFEPNRFVESGYKQTLLTTNHQPEILQPQFNFEKTKLIESIQNRRSARRFQKSEITQEAFFAVWESLNQPIATPSYEVIEIYAVIQSVAGIEAGIYRGKDGLKAGNFRDKMGYLCVNQAIARDSAVVFFFVSEFQNYRVALQLAGLLGQRVYLSATYVGLGCSGIGAFFDDETQAFLDVKGSILYAIAIG, from the coding sequence ATGCGGCCTAAAATTATTAATAATGAGGCTCACGAAGCCACAAAACTCTCGTTGTTTTCGGTGCAAATAGATCCTAATTATGTTGATTCCACAACTCAACCCGATCCCTTCAAACATTATCCCAAATTCTATCGCCGATTTCCCTTAGATTTGGAAAATCCCTTCCATTCTTTCTTACATTTCTGTAGTACCATTACTTATCAAAAAATCTATCGAGAGGGTGCATACGCGCTCCGGGTAAATCCTTCGGCGGGAGCGTTATATCCCACTGAAATTTATGTACAAATTCGAGGTGTTAAGGGCATTTTGGATGGGATTTATCATCTGGAAGTTGAAACTAATTCTCTCACCTTAATCTATGAATTAATTGATGATGGATTGGAAGGCTATCTTTTAGATAATCGTTTAATTAAGGGATGTATTTTCTTAGTTAGCTGTGTCTATTTTCGCTCTAGTTGGAAGTACAAAAATCGCAGCTTGCGCTATTGTTTTCTCGATAGCGGTCATCATCTGGGTGTGATCGAAGCGTCTGCTTATGCACAAGATTACACCAGCCAAATTTTATTTGATTTCGATCAGTTAGCACTCAATGATGATTTAGGATTTGAAAATAAGGAATTTGTCACCGCCGCGATCATTGTTGGTAATCTAAAGGAAAAACAAATTCGCCGATTGCGATCGCCTATTCCTTTTGTGTGTGGGACTGATTATTTTGAGCCGAATCGCTTTGTTGAATCTGGTTACAAACAAACTCTTTTAACAACAAATCATCAACCGGAAATCTTACAACCTCAGTTTAATTTTGAGAAAACAAAACTTATAGAATCCATTCAAAACCGACGTTCAGCTAGACGTTTTCAAAAGTCAGAAATTACCCAAGAAGCATTTTTTGCAGTTTGGGAATCACTAAATCAACCGATTGCAACTCCGAGTTATGAAGTCATCGAAATTTATGCGGTTATCCAAAGTGTAGCGGGAATAGAAGCGGGTATTTATCGGGGAAAAGATGGCTTAAAAGCCGGAAATTTTCGGGATAAAATGGGTTATCTTTGTGTGAATCAAGCGATCGCACGGGATAGCGCTGTAGTGTTCTTTTTTGTCTCGGAATTTCAGAACTATCGAGTCGCTTTACAGTTAGCTGGACTATTGGGGCAACGAGTTTATTTAAGTGCTACCTATGTGGGGTTAGGTTGCAGTGGTATTGGGGCTTTTTTTGATGATGAAACCCAGGCATTTTTGGACGTAAAAGGAAGTATACTGTATGCGATCGCCATCGGGTAA
- a CDS encoding ankyrin repeat domain-containing protein yields the protein MNQWLLANGFDLADLNQRGSNGDTALMKATQAGEINIVRSLIDAGADLNIKNNDGNNALWFACFRDRFDLINLFVEAHVNIDNQNDNGATALMYAASAGKTEIVNRLLTAGANSQLKNLDDFRALDFAANFEILRILKNAA from the coding sequence ATGAATCAATGGTTGTTGGCTAACGGATTTGATCTTGCTGATCTAAATCAACGGGGTAGTAATGGTGATACTGCTTTGATGAAGGCGACGCAGGCAGGTGAAATAAATATTGTCCGATCACTGATTGATGCAGGCGCAGATCTAAACATCAAAAATAACGATGGTAACAATGCTTTATGGTTTGCTTGTTTTCGGGATCGTTTTGATCTAATTAACTTATTTGTAGAGGCTCATGTTAATATTGACAACCAAAATGATAACGGTGCAACAGCACTTATGTATGCAGCTTCCGCAGGTAAAACAGAAATTGTTAATCGGCTTTTGACAGCAGGTGCAAATTCTCAATTAAAAAATTTGGATGATTTTCGAGCGCTAGATTTTGCAGCAAATTTTGAGATTTTAAGGATTTTGAAAAATGCGGCCTAA